The genomic interval GGAAGCACAGGtaaatagtctttttttttttttttgagtcaatttttaatttttttttaaaaagacaattTGTTTAATGAATATAGGCGACTGATGTACTGAGAAGGAGAGCAAAGTTGAAGGAATCAGATGTTTCTGAAGAGGCTTACATGAAGCTTAAGAACTCTGAGTCGAGATTGGCTGATCTCAAATCAAGCATGAAAACACTTGGCAAAGAAGCTACAAAGGCTATGTTAGAAGTGGACAATCAGCAGCAGAGCATAACTTATCAGCGCCTCCGTACTCTGGTTGAAGCTGAGATATCATATCATCGAAATGCTCTTGATATCCTTGATAAGCTACATTCTGAGGTCTGTAACTCGCTCTCTATGATAAAACTTGAGATAATGAAATAGTACATACTGATTTTGGACGTCTTCATCTTCATGTTCAGATGATTgctgaggaagaagctattaTAGAATCATCACCAAAGTCTCTACCTTTACATATAGAGGATGCTGTTTCTCATCCCCAAGAAGAAACGAGTTCCAGCAGTCACAGCAGAGAGATCAAATCAAATCACCATGGAGAAACCAAGCATGAAGAagtaaccaaacccaatccaAAGGACGACATGGAGTCTAGTCCTGAAGTTGAAATCAAATCCAAACCTCAGAAAGAAATCAAGTCTTCTGCTCCACATGAAGATATCAAAACCACCAATGGATCTGATGATCATCACAGTCAGCAACTTCTCAGTCAAAATGATTCCTACTTTCTTGCAAAGGTAATAATAGTCTTTCGTAACTCTCCAAATTTACTCGGTCAAAAACATGGGTTATGCGTTCTTGTTTTCATCAGGTTGTGCACCCGTTTGATGCTCAAGCGCCAGGAGAACTGAGCCTAGCGgttgatgattatgtcatcgtTCGACAGGTACACATTCTTTTCTAAACAATACTACAAAACAGAGAAAGGTGGGTCTAATGATTCTGGTTGTGTTTCATGAAACAAGGTGGCTGGGACAGGCTGGTCGGAAGGAGAATACAAGGGGAAAGCCGGGTGGTTTCCGTCAGCGTACGTCGAGAAACAAGAGAAAGCTCCTGCGAGCAAGATTGTGGAAGCAAACCTTTAACCAGCAGCAATGATCTCACCCTCTATAACATATGCATAATATACACATACATACATAATGTATGATATGTTTGAATGTTTCCACGAGTACATATGATCATTGTGTGTTGTTCTTCCTTGTTATGTATCATCACAAGTCTTACTACTCTCGAGTCGTTTTTCTCCTATCGTAACGTTTGTTTGATGGTGTCCTCTGTAATATTTACTCTGAAAAATGATAATGATCTTCCTTTTGTCTCAGTATCTCTTCTTGCTTCTTTTATTGGAGAAAATCAACACGAGCAGGTGGAGTTACCCAAGTTGAATTTGGTCTTTGACGTTTTGAGTCACCAGTGAAAAAGGGTTTTAAGGTATTTTGAAAGGCACAGTAGACTTGGGCATCTGGTACAACAGAGGAGGAATGTGAGAGTTACTTTGTTTATACTGACAGTGATTAGCAGAAAGAGCACTTGAGGGTATGTGTTTCCCATGGCTATAGCATGGTGTTCAAAGAAGCCACCAACCAATAGTCACATTGTCGACTACAGAAGTCTGAATATGTGGTTGCCTCATCTTGTGTTTGGTTCAAACGAATGTTAAAGGAGGAAGGATGTGAGGTAGAAGGGAAGCACTGTCAACAATCAAGCTCTAACAACTCATTTTCTACGAGACCTAATTAATGATGGAGAGGTAAGCTTGGAGCATTGTGGGTCAGATGAAAAAACTGCAGACATTTACACAAAACCActaaagatagagagagagagatgctgGAGAAGATGAGAAATAGATTTGAGATTCACTTTTTAGGGAAgctaaaacttaaaatatcaaGTTTTAGTTCAGGGAAGTTTTGCTGAAGCAAATCAACAGATAATATAGTAGGAGCAGGTTGtgttggtaaaaaaaaaaactgtttttggGTTAATTAATTGGAGAAGCATAGTATTCAAGCTCTGTGAGAAGATGTACCACTAGGATACAAGCTCTTATCGGTGTTACGAGTTTGCATTAGTCTTTGATCAAATAAATAATGGCTGAGTCTTTCTTTCAGTCTAAGTTGTTTACGTGAGTTTCTGTTTTGATTGTAAGGCTATCAGAGTTGAAATCATTCTCAGACAGTTTGAATCTTAAGACTCTGTTTTCTCTTGGTTTCGGTAATAAAAGTTGATGGgccctctgtttttttcttccgACAGGTCCTAtaaaaaagcttcaagcttttGACGTTTGTCTCAAGAAGGGAGTAAACTCAGATGAAGATGGGACCT from Raphanus sativus cultivar WK10039 unplaced genomic scaffold, ASM80110v3 Scaffold1751, whole genome shotgun sequence carries:
- the LOC108819110 gene encoding SH3 domain-containing protein 1 codes for the protein MIYSAPLEDARHLVNHYDRLRQEVEAQATDVLRRRAKLKESDVSEEAYMKLKNSESRLADLKSSMKTLGKEATKAMLEVDNQQQSITYQRLRTLVEAEISYHRNALDILDKLHSEMIAEEEAIIESSPKSLPLHIEDAVSHPQEETSSSSHSREIKSNHHGETKHEEVTKPNPKDDMESSPEVEIKSKPQKEIKSSAPHEDIKTTNGSDDHHSQQLLSQNDSYFLAKVVHPFDAQAPGELSLAVDDYVIVRQVAGTGWSEGEYKGKAGWFPSAYVEKQEKAPASKIVEANL